The following are encoded in a window of Castanea sativa cultivar Marrone di Chiusa Pesio chromosome 9, ASM4071231v1 genomic DNA:
- the LOC142608881 gene encoding uncharacterized protein LOC142608881, with product MEINPQNFDKSDQMKWSSDDQGSSQVRSYTCTFCNRGFSNAQALGGHMNIHRKERAKLKQAADENSPPLDITINPTDHEPQSLEEKFLFQLDSSEEKSCTPKRPDDTRGKVGVQELQQLSLFVETPSAGNDIMAIDCDDCNEKKGMQLSHALPQTAEVDLELRLGPEPQGTPTAISTIEFF from the coding sequence ATGGAAATTAATCCCCAAAACTTTGACAAGTCTGACCAGATGAAATGGAGCTCAGATGACCAGGGCTCAAGCCAAGTTAGGTCATATACCTGTACTTTTTGCAACAGAGGGTTTTCAAATGCACAAGCACTAGGGGGTCACATGAACATCCATAGAAAAGAGCGAGCCAAGCTTAAACAAGCTGCCGATGAAAACTCTCCCCCTTTGGATATCACCATAAACCCCACTGATCATGAACCTCAATCTTTGGAggagaaatttttatttcaacttGATTCTAGTGAAGAAAAAAGTTGCACTCCAAAAAGGCCAGATGATACTCGGGGTAAAGTTGGTGTCCAAGAACTTCAGCAGCTTTCCTTGTTTGTTGAGACACCTTCGGCCGGAAATGATATAATGGCAATTGATTGTGATGACTGCAATGAAAAGAAAGGGATGCAACTGAGTCATGCTTTGCCACAGACTGCAGAAGTGGACCTTGAGCTTCGATTAGGGCCTGAGCCTCAAGGAACACCGACAGCAATCAGTACAATAGAATTCTTTTAA